Below is a window of Geomonas oryzisoli DNA.
CGGCGTTACTCACCGTTCCGGCGGCTGACCCCGACGGCGCCTACACCGTTTCCTGGACCGCCTCGACCACGAAGGGGGTGAGCTACCTCCTCGAGGAGGCGACGGACGCAGCGTTCACCCAGAACGCCACCGACTACCCGGTCACCGGTCTCAGCAAGGCCTTCACCGGCAAGAGCCTCGGTACCACCTACTTCTACCGCGTTAAGGCGGTGCACCCGGAGTATGTCGACAGCGCCTGGAAAACAGCCGCCGCAGGGTGCGCCGTTCCGGGCACGGCGCTGCCGACCTTGACCATCCTCGCCGTGCCGCTAGTCGACGCTGACGGCAGCTACACGGTTTCCTGGAACGCCTCGGCCGTCCCGGGCGTAACCTACGTGCTGCAGGAGGCGACCAACGCCACATTCACCGGCGCCCAGGAGGTCTACAGCGGCTCGGAGACCAGCGCGGCCCTCTCCGGTCGCAGTGTCGGCACCACCTATTTCTACCGGGTAAAAGCGATCAAGGGGGGCTACAAGGACGGCCTCTGGAAGAGCTCGATAACCGGGTGCAAGGTGATCGGCCCGGGCGTGCCGGCTGCGGCACCGCTGACCCTGACCGTTCCGCTTGGCGACGCTGACGGGGCCTACACCGTTTCCTGGGGCGCTTCGGCGACCAAGGGGGTGAGCTACCTGCTCGAGGAGGCGACCGACGCTGCCTTTACGCAAAACGTGGTCGATTATGCGGTTTCCGGTCTCACCAAGGTTTTCACGGGCAAGACCTTGGGGACCACGTACTTCTACCGCGTCAAGGCGGTGCACCCCGAATACGTCGACAGCAGCTGGAAGACCGCTGCCGCAGGCTGCGCCGTCCCCGGCACCATCCTCGCCACCCTGACCGGCCTCGTCGTTCCCGCCGTCGATGCCGACGGCAACTACACCGTCTCCTGGGGCGCTTCCACCGTAGCGGGCGTCACCTATGTGCTGCAGGAGGCAACCAACGCCACTTTCACGGCGGGGCTGCGTGAAGCGTACCGCGGCAGCGAAACCGGCGCGGCCATCACCGAAAGAAGCGTCGGCGTGACCTACTTCTACCGCGTCCGGACCATCAAGGGGGGCTACAAGGATAGCGCCTGGAAGAGCCTCGCCACCGGCTGCAAGGTGATCGGTCCGGGCGTGCCGGCGGCGGCTCCGCTCACCATCACCGTACCGGTTTCGGATCTCGACGGCATGTACACGGTCTCCTGGGGGGCTTCGGCAACCAAGGGGGTGAGCTACATCCTCGAGGAGGCGACCGACGCCGGGTTCACCCAGGACGTGGTCGATTACCCGGCGACCGGTATCAGCAAGGCCTTCTCCGGCAAGTCGCTGGGGAGCATCTACTACTATCGGGTCAAAGCGGTTCATCCCGAGTACGCCGACAGCCTGTGGAAAACTGCGGTAGCGCCGTGCCGGGTACCGGGGACCATCATCCCGACCCTCGCCGCTCTGACTGTTCCTACGACCTACTCTGACCTGATCATCGACCTTGCCTGGAGCCAGTCCGTGGTAACCGGGGTGACCTATGTGGTGCAGGAAGCGACCAACAGCACCTTCACCGCCGGTCTGCGTGAGGTCTACAGCGGAGCTGCCCCCTTTACCACGGTCACCGTCGGGACTCGCGGCCTCACTTACTATTACCGGGTGAAAGCCGTGAAGACCGGCTACAAGGACAGCGCCTGGAAGAGCTTTACCTCCGGGTGCAAGTACGTGGGCTTCCTGTAAGGGTAACCCACCTCCCCGGGCGGTAACCGGGGAGTCCCCGCCGCAACAAAAGAGGGGCCAGGCGTTTCGCCTGGCCCCTCTGTCTTTTCGTATTGCCGTCAGCGGTCAGAGCCGGAACTGCCGCACCAGGCTTTCCAGGGTCTGGGCGTTCTGCGCCAGTTGCGAGGCGGCTGCGGCGGTCTCGTTGGCGCCTCTGGCCGTGTGCTGCACCACGTCGGTTACCTGCTGCACGTTCATGGTGATCTCGCTGGTGGTCGCCGTCTGCTCCTCCGCAGCGGTGGCGATCTGGTTGACCTGCATGGTCACCTCGCCGATCTGCTGCAGGATCATCTGCAGCGCCTCGCCCGACTGCTGCGAAGATTGGGTCCCCTTTTCCACCTCCACCACCCCTTCCTCCATGGCGCTCACCGCCGCCTTGGTCTCGTCCTGGATGGCCTTGATCATGTTGCCGATCTCCTTGGTGGCCCTGGTGGTCCGCTCCGCCAGGGCGCGCACTTCGTCGGCCACCACGGCGAAGCCGCGTCCCTGCTCGCCGGCGCGCGCCGCCTCGATGGCGGCGTTCAACGCGAGCAGGTTGGTCTGGTCGGCGATGTCCTCGATGGTGGCGATGATGTCCCCGATCTGCTCGGAGCGTGCCCCGAGGCTCTCCACCGTGCCGGCGCTCTCCCTGACCCGTTCCGCGATGCGCACCATCCCGGCTATGGTCTCCTGCACGACCTGTCCTCCCTGGTCCGCTGATGCGCTGCTCTGGCGGGAGGCTTCGGCAGCGCGGACGCAGTTTTGGGCGATGTCGCTGCTGGTGGCGGCCATCTCCTCGCTGGCGACTGCGACCGAGCCGGTCTGGGAGGCGAGCTCCTCGGCGCCGGTGGCGATCTGTTCCGCCGTCGCCTTGAGCTGGTGGGAGGCGGAGGCGATCTCGCTGGAGCTCTCCGACACCCGCCCCAGCATCGCGCGCAGGTTATCCACCACCTTCCGGGTCGACTCGGCCAGGTGTCCCAGTTCGTCGTTGCCGGTAAGGGGTATGGAGACGGTGAGGTCGTTGTCGGCCAGACGGTCGTTGGCGGCGATCAGTTCCGCGACCGGGGCGGTGATGCTCTTCACGATCATCAGCGCCAGCAGGATGGAAAGGACGACGGCTGCGATCAGCAGGGTGATCACCACCACGCGTCCCTGGTCGATCATGTGCTTGGACTCCTCGCCGACCCGCACCATCTCCTTATCCTGGTGGGTGAGCATCTTGTCGATCGCGGTGAAGAGGGCGCTTTGCGCTTTGCGCATGGGGCCGATCAGCTCCTGTCCCGCCTTCTCCCTGTCACCTTC
It encodes the following:
- a CDS encoding methyl-accepting chemotaxis protein, which codes for MTLSGVKLSARLGIAFAVVVVLMTVVGGYSINRMAVFDGKVRTLIEDKWPKTVALNDLKSQVNVVARGLRNMIILQDPQEVQKEEKRIVESLQAADKRIEELKKTVESDAGKAALKTVIEARSAYQEAQHHVIATIKEGDREKAGQELIGPMRKAQSALFTAIDKMLTHQDKEMVRVGEESKHMIDQGRVVVITLLIAAVVLSILLALMIVKSITAPVAELIAANDRLADNDLTVSIPLTGNDELGHLAESTRKVVDNLRAMLGRVSESSSEIASASHQLKATAEQIATGAEELASQTGSVAVASEEMAATSSDIAQNCVRAAEASRQSSASADQGGQVVQETIAGMVRIAERVRESAGTVESLGARSEQIGDIIATIEDIADQTNLLALNAAIEAARAGEQGRGFAVVADEVRALAERTTRATKEIGNMIKAIQDETKAAVSAMEEGVVEVEKGTQSSQQSGEALQMILQQIGEVTMQVNQIATAAEEQTATTSEITMNVQQVTDVVQHTARGANETAAAASQLAQNAQTLESLVRQFRL